A genome region from Macaca fascicularis isolate 582-1 chromosome 3, T2T-MFA8v1.1 includes the following:
- the SCAF4 gene encoding SR-related and CTD-associated factor 4 isoform X4: MDAVNAFNQELFSLMDMKPPISRAKMILITKAAIKAIKLYKHVVQIVEKFIKKCKPEYKVPGLYVIDSIVRQSRHQFGTDKDVFGPRFSKNITATFQYLYLCPSEDKSKIVRVLNLWQKNGVFKIEIIQPLLDMAAGTSNAAPVAESVTNNEGSPPPPVKVSSEPPAQATPNSVPTVPQLPSSDAFAAVAQLFQTTQGQQLQQILQTFQQPPKPQSPALDNAVMAQVQAITAQLKTTPTQPSEQKAAFPPPEQKTAFDKKLLDRFDYDDEPEAVEESKKEDTTAVATTVPAAAVPPAPTATVPAAAAPAAASPPPPQAPFGFPGDGMQQPAYTQNMDQFQPRMMGIQQDPMHHQVPLPPNGQMPGFGLLPTPPFPPMAQPVIPPTPPVQQPFQASFQAQNEPLTQKPHQQEMEVEQPCIQDVKRHMSDNRKSRSRSPKRRRSRSGSRSRRSRHRRSRSRSRDRRRHSPRSRSQERRDREKERERRQKGLPQVKPETASVCSTTLWVGQLDKRTTQQDVASLLEEFGPIESINMIPPRGCAYIVMVHRQDAYRALQKLSRGNYKVNQKSIKIAWALNKGIKADYKQYWDVELGVTYIPWDKVKPEELESFCEGGMLDSDTLNPDWKGIPKKPENEVAQNGGAETSHTEPVSPIPKPLPVPVPPIPVPAPITVPPPQVPPHQPGPPVVGALQPPAFTPPLGIPPPGFGPGVPPPPPPPPFLRPGFNPMHLPPGFLPPGPPPPITPPVSIPPPHTPPISIPNLVSGARGNAESGDSVKMYGSAVPPAAPTNLPTPPVTQPVSLLGTQGVAPGPVIGLQAPSTGLLGARPGLIPLQRPPGMPPPHLQRFPLMPPRPMPPHMMHRGPPPGPGGFAMPPPHGMKGPFPPHGPFVRPGGMPGLGGPGPGPGGPEDRDGRQQPPQQQQQQQQQPQPQPPQQQQQQQQQQQQPPPSQQPPPTQQQPQQFRNDNRQQFNSGRDQERFGRRSFGNRVENDRERYGNRNDDRDNSNRDRREWGRRSPDRDRHRDLEERNRRSSGHRDRERDSRDRESRREKEEARGKEKPEVTDRAGGNKTVEPPISQVGNVDTASELEKGESEAAVLKPSEELPAEATSSVEPEKDSGSAAEAPR, encoded by the exons CTTTATAAGCATGTAGTTCAAATAGTAGAAAAGTTCATCAAAAAG TGTAAACCAGAATACAAGGTTCCAGGATTATATGTAATTGACTCAATTGTGCGACAGTCTCGTCATCAGTTTGGAACTGATAAAGATGTTTTTGGGCCAAGATTCTCTAAAAACATAACCGCCACATTCCAATATTTATATCTTTGTCCATCTGAAGATAAG AGTAAAATAGTTCGTGTGCTGAACCTTTGGCAAAAAAATGGAGTGTTCAAAATTGAAATTATTCAGCCTCTTTTGGACATGGCAGCAGGAACTAGTAATGCAGCCCCAGTAGCAGAAAGTGTTACCAATAATGAAG gctcacctccacctccagtaAAAGTTTCTTCTGAACCTCCCGCACAAGCCACTCCAAACTCCGTCCCAACTGTACCACAGTTGCCCAGCTCTGATGCTTTTGCTGCTGTGGCTCAGCTGTTTCAGACAACTCAAGGCCAACAG CTTCAGCAGATCCTTCAGACTTTTCAACAGCCTCCAAAACCACAGTCTCCTGCCCTTGACAATGCTGTGATGGCTCAGGTTCAGGCTATCACAGCTCAGTTAAAGACAACTCCTACACAACCATCTGAACAAAAAGCTGCTTTCCCCCCACCTGAACAGAAAACTGCATTTGACAAG AAGTTGCTTGATAGATTTGACTATGATGATGAGCCAGAAGCTGTGGAAGAATCAAAGAAAGAGGATACCACTGCCGTTGCCACAACAGTACCTGCTGCTGCTGTGCCCCCTGCACCTACCGCCACTGTGCCTGCTGCTGCTGCACCCGCTgctgcctctcctcctcctccacaggcaccatt TGGCTTTCCTGGAGATGGCATGCAGCAGCCAGCATACACACAAAATATGGATCAGTTTCAGCCACGAATGATGGGAATACAACAGGATCCAATGCACCATCAG gttCCACTTCCTCCTAATGGACAAATGCCAGGATTTGGACTTCTTCCTACACCTCCATTTCCTCCCATGGCTCAGCCTGTGATTCCTCCAACTCCACCAGTGCAGCAGCCTTTCCAAGCTTCTTTTCAGGCACAGAATGAACCACTTACACAGAAGCCACATCAGCAG gaaatgGAAGTAGAACAACCTTGTATTCAAGACGTTAAGCGACATATGTCTGATAACAGAAAGTCAAGATCTAG GTCACCAAAAAGGAGGCGATCTAGATCTGGTTCTAGATCTCGAAGGTCTCGTCATCGACGTTCTCGATCTCGGTCCAGGGATAGACGCCGACATTCTCCTCGATCTCGATCCCAAGAAAGACGGGAtcgagaaaaagagagagaacgtCGACAAAAAGGCCTCCCTCAAGTGAAACCAGAAACTGCAAGTG tttgcaGTACTACCCTCTGGGTGGGACAGCTAGACAAAAGAACTACTCAGCAGGATGTTGCCAGTCTCTTGGAAGAGTTTGGTCCAATTGAATCAATTAAT ATGATTCCTCCCAGGGGTTGTGCCTATATTGTTATGGTTCATAGGCAAGATGCGTATCGTGCCCTGCAGAAACTGAGCCGAGGAAACTATAAAGTGAACCAGAAATCCATAAAG ATTGCCTGGGCCTTAAACAAAGGAATAAAGGCAGATTATAAGCAGTATTGGGATGTAGAACTTGGTGTTACTTATATTCCATGGGACAAAGTCAAGCCTGAGGAACTGGAGAGTTTTTGTGAAGGAGGAATGTTGGACAGTGACACACTTAACCCAG ATTGGAAAGGAATTCCTAAGAAGCCTGAAAATGAAGTTGCTCAAAATGGAGGTGCTGAAACCTCACACACAGAACCAGTATCACCCATACCTAAACCGTTACCTGTGCCTGTCCCTCCTATTCCTGTTCCTGCACCTATAACAGTGCCCCCTCCACAG GTCCCACCACATCAACCAGGTCCACCTGTAGTTGGTGCTCTCCAGCCACCTGCTTTCACGCCACCTCTGGGAATTCCACCTCCAGGCTTCGGTCCTGGtgttcctcctccccctcctcctccaccattTTTGCGCCCAGGATTCAACCCAATGCATTTACCACCAG gttttcttccTCCTGGACCCCCACCTCCTATAACTCCACCAGTATCCATTCCTCCTCCTCACACTCCACCAATAAGCATCCCAAACT TGGTGTCTGGGGCTAGAGGAAACGCCGAGTCTGGTGACAGTGTGAAAATGTATGGCTCTGCTGTGCCACCTGCTGCACCCACGAATCTGCCCACCCCTCCTGTAACCCAGCCTGTTTCACTTCTTg GCACTCAAGGAGTTGCCCCTGGTCCTGTAATTGGACTTCAGGCACCATCTACTGGTCTTCTTGGCGCCCGGCCCGGTCTCATCCCACTCCAGCGCCCTCCAGGAATGCCCCCACCTCACTTACAGCGGTTCCCTTTGATGCCGCCCCGTCCCATGCCACCGCACATGATGCACAGAGGCCCGCCGCCAGGACCAGGGGGCTTTGCGATGCCCCCACCTCATGGAATGAAAGGTCCCTTCCCACCACATGGCCCGTTCGTTAGGCCTGGTGGAATGCCAGGGCTCGGGGGcccagggccaggcccagggggTCCTGAAGACAGAGACGGAAGGCAACAGCCGCcgcaacagcaacagcagcagcagcagcagccgcagccgcagccgccccagcaacagcagcagcagcagcagcagcagcagcagccaccacCATCACAACAGCCTCCACCAAcacagcagcagccacagcagtTTAGAAATGATAACAGACAGCAGTTCAATTCAGGTAGAGACCAAGAAAGGTTTGGAAGAAGATCTTTCGGAAATAGGGTGGAAAATGACCGGGAACGGTATGGGAACCGTAATGATGATAGAGATAATAGTAACCGTGACAGGAGAGAGTGGGGAAGGAGGAGCCCTGACCGGGACAGGCACAGAGACTTGGAAGAGAGAAATAGACGCTCTAGTGGGCatcgagacagagagagagattctaGAGATAGAGAGTCTCgtagagagaaggaagaagcacGAGGAAAGGAAAAGCCGGAGGTGACAGACAGGGCAGGTGGTAACAAAACCGTTGAACCTCCCATTAGCCAAGTGGGAAATGTAGACACTGCTTCAGAACTTGAGAAgggggagtctgaggctgcagtccTAAAGCCTTCTGAAGAGTTACCTGCTGAGGCTACCTCATCCGTTGAACCCGAAAAGGATTCTGGCTCAGCAGCAGAGGCTCCTCGTTAA